One Papaver somniferum cultivar HN1 chromosome 10, ASM357369v1, whole genome shotgun sequence genomic window carries:
- the LOC113316448 gene encoding basic 7S globulin 2-like, translated as MERTEMSLMLDSDRIVAVAVFLSSSSEGTLYFGDGAYTNQQFRQPLAYTPLIANSYFPSDYFVDVKYIEIGNANVTYNKGLLSINKKNGIGGTKFSTLVPYTTMETSIYEAFTSLYIKRAKAMGISMVSPVAPFSACFNASTIESRPDGLVVPTVVRGLRNDAYWQMTGPANSLKLVKDNVYSFLFIPRILISFC; from the exons ATGGAGAGAACTGAAATGTCGCTGATGCTTGACAGTGATAGAATTGTCGCTGTTGCTGTCTTT TTATCTTCAAGTAGCGAAGGTACTTTGTACTTCGGGGACGGTGCTTACACTAACCAACAATTCAGGCAGCCATTAGCTTACACACCACTCATCGCCAACTCTTATTTTCCTAGTGACTATTTCGTCGATGTGAAGTATATCGAAATAGGAAATGCAAATGTCACGTACAACAAAGGATTATTGTCCATTAacaagaaaaatggaattggaggaACCAAATTCAGCACTTTAGTTCCTTACACTACCATGGAGACATCAATATACGAGGCCTTCACAAGCCTTTACATTAAGAGAGCTAAAGCCATGGGTATTTCTATGGTTTCTCCTGTTGCGCCTTTCAGTGCTTGTTTTAATGCATCGACGATTGAAAGCAGACCAGATGGTCTTGTGGTGCCAACCGTTGTTCGTGGATTGCGCAACGATGCATATTGGCAGATGACTGGGCCAGCTAATTCTTTGAAACTTGTTAAGGATAATGTGTACTCGTTTTTATTTATCCCAAGGATTCTCATTTCATTCTGTTAA